From Triticum aestivum cultivar Chinese Spring chromosome 4A, IWGSC CS RefSeq v2.1, whole genome shotgun sequence, a single genomic window includes:
- the LOC123084530 gene encoding protein MAIN-LIKE 2-like has translation MFVKFFCRMADGDGPWYDGLIDEWDKEHRARAIENGQVVVAMRMRGHSADDFDYDPRYEPYIRRLGLLPFVLQFKRRAPPVNHAALTALVDRWRPETHSFHLPCGEMTMTLQDMAMISGLPINGQAVTGRVSVGNWRERTADLIGVQPEGPQEGKADTAKVRHSWLKLVRGNTNPCPQDANDVVVQQYAQAYLWYVLTKVVFSDATGNSALWMFLEPLNNWDTQYSWGSAALAYLYRQLDLACRRKGGYEKFDEIKFSQE, from the exons ATGTTTGTGAAATTTTTTTGTAGGATGGCGGATGGTGATGGACCTTGGTATGACGGATTAATCGATGagtgggataaggagcatcgtgctcGTGCCATTGAAAATGGACAG GTTGTAGTTgctatgcgcatgaggggtcatTCCGCTGATGACTTTGATTACGACCCGCGGTATGAGCCTTACATTCGGAGATTGGGTCTTCTCCCATTCGTGTTGCAGTTTAAGCGACGCGCTCCGCCGGTGAACCACGCGGCGCTGACCGCACTTGTGGATCGTTGGAGGCCGGAGACTCACTCCTTCCAccttccatgtggggagatgacgATGACCCTACAGGACATGGCTATGATAAGCGGCCTTCCTATCAATGGACAAGCTGTTACCGGTCGTGTCAGCGTGGGTAATTGGCGAGAACGGACTGCCGATTTAATTGGCGTTCAGCCCGAGGGCCCTCAGGAAGGCAAGGCCGATACAGCGAAAGTGAGGCATTCTTGGCTAAAACTGGTCAGAGGAAACACCAACCCGTGCCCTCAGGATGCCAATGACGTGGTTGTGCAGCAGTACGCGCAGGCCTATCTTTGGTATGTACTAACCAAGGTAGTCTTCTCAGATGCAACCGGGAACTCAGCCCTCTGGATGTTCTTGGAGCCACTTAATAACTGGGATACCCAGTATAGCTGGGGTTCGGCCGCACTAGCATACTTGTATCGTCAG CTTGACTTGGCGTGTCGGAGGAAGGGAG GTTATGAGAAGTTCGATGAGATAAAATTTAGTCAAGAATGA
- the LOC123084531 gene encoding uncharacterized protein, protein MGGFFSAQRKGRKSALVGAPWELVGADDTECVDSGAPSSSQFQMFVRIYGQLISVQVTRESTVESAIYSAFSQGNYILFKFGAHCWDAVKQRRLLLEESLEGVVPGSTITTFAVIHGGGPGKPYLQQDYMSFLDRMNELPSKNEWLETKGLTSVLSKLGRQTFHKLFEMISLYHTGNKCFVGKFDCNNIIYVPSTDSYMIDPYVLALVVDFTPSGYKEDIKALGKVLEKVCMMKLDSSQAKIAYVAHLLKTMREMPSGAESSQTFKAFIRNHPCMMSSASRQGLISEVHRYIKFQYDDSMEPVLQSPYTWGWIAECDRDFNPVYLYKWRLWPLRGTGYYENEWSWFTFCRNFLSHPNQNLTIQDADIAIWWYFDEHLADFLCRLSCTHEFKFNIFDKDSFCTHPAKWERYPYILYYESVPNLEYSTEESEYEEEESEYAEEVPDHSEEKPSPSEIGRPGIRKRIFI, encoded by the exons ATGGGTGGGTTCTTCTCTGCTCAGAGAAAGGGAAGAAAGTCTGCCCTGGTCGGGGCGCCGTGGGAGCTGGTTGGAGCGGACGACACGGAGTGCGTTGACTCCGGCGCGCCTTCTTCTTCCCAG TTTCAAATGTTCGTTCGCATTTATGGGCAACTTATATCCGTTCAAGTAACTCGTGAATCTACCGTAGAATCGGCCATATATTCAGCATTCTCGCAAGGCAACTATATTCTTTTCAAGTTCGGGGCTCATTGTTGGGATGCGGTTAAACAAAGAAGATTGCTCTTGGAAGAATCACTTGAAGGTGTTGTCCCTGGTTCTACAATTACAACATTCGCTGTGATTCATGGTGGTGGCCCCGGAAA GCCCTATCTTCAACAGGACTATATGTCCTTTTTGGACCGGATGAATGAACTGCCGTCCAAAAATGAATGGCTTGAGACAAAGGGATTAACATCTGTGTTAAGTAAGCTGGGGAGACAGACATTTCACAAACTGTTTGAAATGATATCCTTGTATCACACGGGGAACAAGTGTTTTGTTGGTAAATTTGATTGTAACAATATCATATACGTACCATCGACAGATAGTTACATGATTGATCCCTATGTGCTTGCGCTTGTTGTGGATTTCACCCCTAGTGGATATAAGGAGGACATTAAAGCTTTGGGTAAAGTACTTGAAAAGGTGTGCATGATGAAACTGGATTCTTCACAAGCAAAGATAGCTTATGTTGCCCATTTGCTGAAAACTATGAGGGAAATGCCATCGGGTGCTGAGTCATCTCAAACATTCAAGGCGTTCATCAGAAATCACCCCTGCATGATGTCATCCGCCAGTCGACAAGGACTTATATCGGAAGTGCATAGATACATCAAGTTTCAGTATGATGATTCAATGGAACCTGTTCTACAATCTCCATATACCTGGGGTTGGATCGCTGAATGTGATCGTGACTTCAATCCGGTATACCTCTATAAGTGGCGATTATGGCCGCTGAGGGGGACCGGATATTATGAGAATGAATGGTCATGGTTTACTTTTTGTCGGAATTTCCTTTCACATCCTAATCAAAATCTG ACCATACAAGATGCAGATATTGCCATATGGTGGTACTTTGATGAGCATTTAGCAGACTTCTTGTGCCGCCTTTCCTGCACACATGAGTTTAAATTTAACAT TTTCGATAAAGATAGTTTTTGCACGCACCCTGCAAAGTGGGAAAGGTACCCGTACATATTATACTATGAATCAGTCCCAAACCTAGAGTATTCTACAGAAGAGTCGGAATACGAGGAAGAAGAGTCGGAGTATGCTGAAGAAGTGCCGGATCATTCTGAAGAAAAGCCATCACCCAGCGAGATTGGGCGGCCTGGGATCAGAAAACGCATTTTCATATGA